TGAGAATGAATACCGCAGCAGTACTCAAATCATTGCTGAGTCGAAAAATGATGGATGGCCACCGCAAGAGGTCATGGAAATTTTCCAAGCCCTCAAGGGCCTCCATTGTGAAAGTTTGattcaatataaaatatgaatgaACGAGGAAGATCGTCCCAGAAACGGATCGCCAGCCATTGTTAAGATAGTCCTTGAAGGTTGGCATCTCCTTGGAGGAACTCCACTTCGCTTCTTGGAGGAACGCTTTGAACATATCTGCCCACTAAAATACAACATGAAACTACAACTAATCAGATTTAAacatcatttgaaaaaaaaaaaaaaaaaaaacggcgAATTATGTTTAGGTCAggttaatttgtaaaaaaaatagaaaagaaaaaaagaaagaaaactcgaaaatatttaaatgtattacCGCTTTGGTTAGGTATGGAAGGATGTTTTCTCCTTTCTCCTTAAGAGTGTCGTAAACAATCTCATTAATAGTGTTATAGAGAGCTAAGAAGCATAGCTTCATATAGTCAGGAAGGTTTCTCACGGCTTGGATATCCCATCTGAAAACACAATTAAGACTATTTTAAAAACACGATTggctataaaaattaatttggtGGTGTCAtagggagaaagagagggaaaaccTTTCGACAGCATCTGTAAAAAGCACGAGTTCATCCCAAGTACCATAAACGTCATAGACGTCATCAATGGTGGTGACAAGAGCAGCAACTTTGGTCAGCTGTTTACGAAGATGGCCCAGCTGAGGCTGGAAGCCAATCCCCACCGTCCAAAGGAAGCATTCCATCAGCCTATCTCTGGCGAAGCTCAAGTTGTCCGACAGCCCCATATCTTTCCACcacctatattatatatatgtgtggcGGTACTCAGTGGTGATCATCATCAACTAGCCAACTGGCAACTAGTGTGCACAAGGACAACATCGTAAAGTTGGCAGTTTGTGGACAATTTTGACAAAACTGAGGAGTTTTCTGAAAATCTTTtcgattcaatttttttttttaaattttgaatataattataagGGATTTGTTTTTTGTCAAAGTTGTTTTGATTTTCATCCAATATTAATTCTTAGCTAGCAAATGAACCAATGTAAAGTTGTTTCGATTTTCATTATCATTCCCTCTTcgtatattgatttttgttgttttagtaCATTTTCTAATTACCTTGACATTTCTTGAAGTTCTCCTTGAAGTACTGACTGGACTATATTGAAATCCAACTTTGCAAGCTCAAGCACAACAGGATTTGCATCTTCCCTCTTACTGTAAGCCTCAATATACCAACGAGCTTCCAGTCTTTGCATTCTATGATGTAGTGGAACCTCCAACGCATGCTGAATCTGCTCCGCCACGCTTTTACTTACATGGCTTTTGAGGTCCTCGAGACCCATTCTTGCGAATTCCCTGGCCTCATCCAAGAGGTTTTCTCCTTCAAAACCCAGATACGAAGCTTCGTATAGACTCAGCATTCCTTTGACATCCCTTCTAAGGCATTCCTTGAAATTGCCTTTTTCGTCTGTGAAACTGTTGAACACATCTGCATGCGTGTATGAAAAATGTATGTAACTTCGAATAGTTTTGTTAAGATTATAGACGTATATAATGCGAAAGAAGATGGATATTAATTTGTTTGTACCTTGAGAGACGTCACTACCACGTTGCCTGAGGAGCCTAAAGCTGAGAGCAGTCGCATGGAGACTCTTCATAGTTCTTTCATTATATCCTTTTGAAGATGCTAAGACGTTGTCGAGAGCTCTTGTTATCGCCTTCTCAAAGCGGTATCGCAAGCCTAATCGTTGAATCTCATCAATCAGTTCGAGTTTTGCCAATAAGTCTGGATTTTCATTATTGATCATACTCCTCACGTCTTCGTCCAGCTGCTTCACCTTATTTTTGTATACTTCATCCTGTGCGCGCGGTTACAATATGAGCTTACAATTAATATGCATCTTCATAGCTATAGATGTCTTAAACGTAATTGATAACTATGATCATATATTCCCTGATTACTCAAGTGTCTTCTGTCTCATCATGAGTTATCCTTGAAGGATATAACGAGCgacatttaattaatattctatGAATAGTACCTAATAGTTTTAGATTTCTcagacatgcatatatatagatcaCACATGACAAGCTTTTATCAGACTTTAGAAAAGAGAAAGCAGTAAGAGATCAGAAATGCAATCACCACTTGATAATCATTCCTTAAGGACTGCACAAAATCGTAACTCCAAGAGCTTGGTTGGTAATTGGCAG
This is a stretch of genomic DNA from Carya illinoinensis cultivar Pawnee chromosome 3, C.illinoinensisPawnee_v1, whole genome shotgun sequence. It encodes these proteins:
- the LOC122303892 gene encoding tricyclene synthase TPS4, chloroplastic-like; the protein is MALLVLQLPSSNINHVCLTLLRPTYPKTKTLLLCQKQKHHGQLRCFATTETSTHLEVQRQSANYQPSSWSYDFVQSLRNDYQVDEVYKNKVKQLDEDVRSMINNENPDLLAKLELIDEIQRLGLRYRFEKAITRALDNVLASSKGYNERTMKSLHATALSFRLLRQRGSDVSQDVFNSFTDEKGNFKECLRRDVKGMLSLYEASYLGFEGENLLDEAREFARMGLEDLKSHVSKSVAEQIQHALEVPLHHRMQRLEARWYIEAYSKREDANPVVLELAKLDFNIVQSVLQGELQEMSRWWKDMGLSDNLSFARDRLMECFLWTVGIGFQPQLGHLRKQLTKVAALVTTIDDVYDVYGTWDELVLFTDAVERWDIQAVRNLPDYMKLCFLALYNTINEIVYDTLKEKGENILPYLTKAWADMFKAFLQEAKWSSSKEMPTFKDYLNNGWRSVSGTIFLVHSYFILNQTFTMEALEGLENFHDLLRWPSIIFRLSNDLSTAAAELERGETANSIHCYMRGARLSEAHSRKHLSNMAETTWKRLNKERVVNRLFGESLVETAINLARIAKCTYQYGDGHGAPDIRAKNRVLSLIIEPIPIIVERDQIPCLPK